From a single Raphanus sativus cultivar WK10039 chromosome 3, ASM80110v3, whole genome shotgun sequence genomic region:
- the LOC130510118 gene encoding ABC transporter G family member 28-like, whose protein sequence is TTTTTTKPIKEQCLVCCRKEDYNEAFNFSSKPGFLNACGKTTKGDMMQRICTAAEVRIYFNGLLGGAKRATNYLKPNKNCNLSSWMSGCEPGWACRTAKDVKVDLKDDKNVPVRTQQCAPCCAGFFCPRGITCCPCIFSIFSQGSVKKVEEYFSSLGIIVPERVNPPDYYIDILEGILKPSTSSGVTYKQLPVRWMLHNGYPVPSDMLKSIEGMASAENSAHGGSAHGSVVGDDGTSFAGEFWQDVKANVEIKKDTLQNNFSSSGDLSERQVPGVYQQYRYFLGGLGKQRLREARTLAVDYLILLLAGICLGTLAKVSDETFGAMGYTYTVIAVYYCIEIFLS, encoded by the exons acaacaacaacaacaacaaaaccaaTAAAAGAACAATGTCTGGTTTGTTGCAGAAAAGAAGATTATAATGAAGCCTTTAACTTCTCTTCAAAACCAGGCTTCTTAAACGCATGTGGCAAAACCacaaaag GTGACATGATGCAGAGGATATGCACGGCTGCAGAAGTGAGGATATACTTCAATGGATTATTAGGAGGTGCAAAGAGAGCTACGAACTACTTGAAACCGAACAAGAACTGCAATCTGTCTTCTTGGATGTCTGGATGTGAACCTGGATGGGCTTGTCGTACTGCTAAAGACGTGAAAGTTGATCTCAAAGACGATAAAAACGTTCCGGTAAGAACTCAGCAATGCGCGCCTTGCTGCGCAGGTTTCTTCTGCCCTCGTGGGATTACTTGC TGTCCATGCATCTTTTCCATTTTTAGCCAAGGATCAGTCAAGAAAGTTGAAGAATACTTCTCCAGCCTTGGGATAATTGTCCCTGAGCGTGTGAATCCTCCTGATTACTACATTGATATACTGGAAGGAATACTAAAGCCAAGCACAAGCTCGGGGGTTACTTATAAGCAGCTTCCGGTTAGGTGGATGCTTCATAATGGGTATCCAGTTCCTTCAGACATGCTCAAAAGCATTGAAGGTATGGCTTCTGCTGAGAACTCTGCTCATGGTGGGAGTGCTCACGGGAGCGTTGTGGGAGATGATGGAACATCTTTTGCTGGAGAGTTCTGGCAAGATGTCAAGGCAAATGTTGAAATCAAGAAAGATACCTTGCAGAACAACTTCAGTAGTTCTGGTGACTTGTCTGAAAGACAAGTTCCTGGTGTGTATCAGCAGTACAGATACTTCTTAGGAGG GTTAGGTAAACAGAGACTGCGAGAAGCTAGGACACTGGCTGTAGATTACCTAATACTTTTGCTTGCTGGTATCTGCTTAGGAACACTTGCTAAAGTGAGCGATGAAACGTTTGGTGCCATGGGATATACATACACAGTCATTGCTGTTT ATTACTGCATTGAGATCTTTCTCTCTTGA
- the LOC108847136 gene encoding ABC transporter F family member 1, with protein MVSDASKKKAAQKKAAAAAKRGGKSAAAASKSAATSSNGGVDSLSSGVDALQISDRTCTGILCSHPQSRDIRIESLSVTFHGYDLIVDSMLELNYGRRYGLLGLNGCGKSTLLTAIGLRELPIPDHMDIYHLSHEIEATDMTSLEAVMSCDEERLKLEKEIETLVEQDDGGGERLDTIYERLEAMDAATAEKRAAEILFGLGFDKEMQAKKTKDFSGGWRMRIALARALFIMPTILLLDEPTNHLDLEACVWLEESLKNFERILVVVSHSQDFLNGVCTNIIHMQSKQLKYYTGNFDQYCQTRSELEENQMKQYRWEQEQISHMKEYIARFGHGSAKLARQAQSKEKTLAKMERGGLTEKVARDSVLVFRFADVGKLPPPVLQFVEVSFGYTPDYLIYKNIDFGVDLDSRVALVGPNGAGKSTLLKLMTGELHPTEGMVRRHNHLKIAQYHQHLAEKLDLEVPALIYMMNEFPGNEEEKMRAAIGRFGLTGKAQVMPMKNLSDGQRSRVIFAWLAYKQPNMLLLDEPTNHLDIETIDSLAEALNEWDGGLVLVSHDFRLINQVAHEIWVCEKQCITKWNGDIMDFKKHLKAKAGLDD; from the exons ATGGTGTCTGACGCTAGCAAGAAGAAGGCTGCTCAGAAGAAagccgccgccgccgccaaAAGAGGCGGTAAATCCGCCGCAGCAGCTTCCAAATCCGCCGCTACTTCTTCCAACGGAGGAGTCGACAGCTTGTCGAGCGGCGTCGACGCCCTTCAGATATCCGACCGGACCTGTACCGGAATCCTCTGCTCTCATCCTCAATCGAGAGATATTCGA ATAGAGTCGTTGTCTGTTACGTTTCACGGTTACGACCTCATTGTTGATTCGATGCTGGAGCTTAACTACGGAAGACGTTACGGTCTCCTCGGGCTGAACGGTTGTGGGAAGTCCACTCTCTTAACCGCGATCGGACTCAGGGAGCTGCCGATTCCTGACCACATGGATATCTACCATCTCTCCCACGAGATCGAAGCCACTGACATGACTTCTCTCGAGGCTGTCATGAGCTGTGATGAGGAGAGATTGAAGCTGGAGAAGGAGATTGAGACTCTCGTTGAGCAG GATGATGGAGGTGGAGAGCGTCTTGACACGATCTATGAGCGGTTAGAGGCAATGGATGCTGCTACTGCGGAGAAGCGTGCTGCTGAGATTCTGTTTGGTCTTGGTTTTGACAAGGAGATGCAGGCTAAGAAGACTAAAGATTTTTCTGGTGGTTGGAGGATGAGAATTGCGCTGGCGAGAGCTCTCTTCATTATGCCGACAATCCTTTTGCTTGATGAGCCGACCAATCATTTAG ATTTGGAAGCTTGTGTCTGGTTAGAAGAGAGCCTGAAGAACTTTGAGCGTATCCTTGTGGTGGTATCCCACTCACAGGATTTTTTGAACGGAGTGTGTACCAACATCATCCACATGCAAAGCAAGCAGCTCAAGTACTACACTGGTAACTTCGACCAGTACTGCCAGACCCGTTCCGAGCTAGAAGAGAATCAGATGAAACAGTACAGATGGGAACAGGAGCAGATCTCCCACATGAAGGAGTACATTGCTCGGTTCGGTCACGGTTCAGCCAAACTCGCTCGTCAAGCGCAGAGCAAGGAGAAGACTTTGGCCAAGATGGAGAGAGGTGGGCTTACAGAGAAGGTGGCAAGAGACAGTGTTCTCGTTTTCCGATTCGCTGATGTCGGGAAGCTTCCACCTCCTGTGCTTCAGTTTGTGGAAGTGTCTTTCGGGTACACGCCGGACTATCTTATATACAAGAACATCGACTTTGGTGTTGACTTGGACTCAAGAGTGGCTCTTGTTGGACCTAATGGAGCTGGGAAGAGTACTTTATTGAAGTTAATGACTGGTGAGCTGCACCCGACTGAAGGAATGGTGAGGCGTCACAACCACTTGAAGATTGCTCAGTACCATCAGCATCTAGCTGAGAAGCTGGATCTGGAAGTGCCTGCGCTTATCTACATGATGAACGAGTTCCCTGGTAACgaagaggagaagatgagaGCTGCCATTGGTAGGTTCGGTCTAACCGGTAAGGCTCAAGTGATGCCGATGAAGAATCTCTCTGATGGACAGAGGAGCCGTGTGATATTCGCGTGGTTGGCTTATAAGCAGCCTAACATGCTTCTGTTGGATGAGCCTACCAACCATTTGGATATTGAGACGATTGACTCTCTAGCCGAGGCGTTGAACGAGTGGGATGGTGGTTTGGTTCTGGTGAGTCATGACTTCAGGTTGATTAACCAAGTGGCTCATGAGATATGGGTGTGTGAGAAGCAGTGCATTACTAAATGGAATGGTGACATTATGGACTTCAAGAAGCATCTCAAGGCTAAAGCTGGACTTGATGATTGA
- the LOC108845545 gene encoding uncharacterized protein LOC108845545, giving the protein MSDYRFKDPTPAGKEFLVDKFNQKFNINVTYRFFKEKLDQLKRKYKKYKHLMKNTTGISVDPTTSVISASDSWWRDRESQYSLHQRREELLNDGQNNDEDHLYSETYDGDTQHTHVPETQENEEIPTSRVQQRSGLRRGSSSQRGVENSRVATRSGSQGSRRKQSFETTLTDTMAGFREFQRQSLQQLRPNYFDEGDYNEFDTAVKIFESMELPNDTTFYWACIHAFIEERFWRKYFIDRAERPVEDKLKFLQALTGYTRDSEYVGKQLESGQKFGSPTCGQWNSGFNQWGTPPNQPQWGTPPTAPQWGTLPNAPQWNSPSNAQQWAAPPNVPQWGTPPNAPQWTSSPNAPQWGPQNVPQWGPPHNSQQWGPSSSIQQWGSTSDVPQWGSSPATQQWGSSQDAQQYIPPRNVQHGFSLETEVQTTTHEKEVHVSENVVRGVSPEFGLGNNASTSKTSRPRRRGGLFNILGSGRGLNLNETHESDSAYRICQLRSQSSHSLTHDERIELWNLENEQFEELIIQPSLSYYSRYFERGAVQTGSGVGWRNVWGRLQEDDAACRQLLRMSLDVFRSLCDILQSKYGLHPTMNVSIEESVAMFLQICGHNEVQRDVGIWFGRTQETVNRKFFEVLTATELLACDYVKTPTRQELLRIPESLQTDRRYWPYFSGFVGAMDGVHVCVKVKPELQGMYWNRHDWTSFNIMAICDLNMLFTYVWNGAPGSCHDTAVLTMAENSDSEFPLPPVDKYYVVDSGYPNKQGFLAPYRSSRNRDIRYHMSHFNNGPPPKNKQELFNRCHASLRSVIERTFGVWKKKWRILSDFPRYNIAVQKRVVTATMGLHNFIRITNYFDEDFAEVMRDTNFSDENFEGDLRDLETTNMAEGNHMMNIRDNIANMLWANH; this is encoded by the exons ATGAGCGATTACCGTTTCAAAGATCCCACACCAGCTGGTAAAGAGTTTCTCGTTGATAAATTCAACCAAAAGTTTAATATTAACGTAACCTACCGGTTCTTCAAAGAAAAACTCGATcaacttaaaagaaaatacaagaaGTACAAGCATCTTATGAAAAATACTACGGGCATTTCGGTTGATCCTACTACATCTGTGATATCTGCGTCTGATTCATGGTGGAGAGATCGTGAA TCTCAATACTCTTTGcaccaaagaagagaagagttgCTGAATGATGGTCAAAATAACGATGAAGACCATTTGTACTCTGAAACATATGATGGTGATACGCAACACACGCATGTTCCCGAGAcacaagaaaatgaagaa ATTCCTACTTCTAGAGTGCAACAACGAAGTGGACTAAGGCGTGGAAGTAGTTCACAAAGAGGTGTAGAAAATTCTCGGGTTGCTACCAGAAGTGGATCTCAAGGAAGTCGTAGAAAACAATCATTCGAGACAACCTTGACAGATACGATGGCTGGCTTTAGAGAATTTCAACGCCAAAGTTTACAACAACTGCGTCCAAATTATTTTGACGAAGGTGATTACAATGAATTTGATACGGCCGTGAAGATATTCGAATCGATGGAGCTTCCAAATGACACCACTTTTTATTGGGCTTGCATTCATGCATTCATAGAAGAAAGATTTTGGCGCAAGTACTTCATCGATAGGGCTGAAAGACCGGTGGAAGATAAGTTGAAATTTTTACAAGCTCTTACAGGATATACGCGGGACAGTGAATACGTGGGAAAACAGTTAGAATCTGGACAAAAGTTTGGCAGTCCAACTTGTGGACAATGGAATTCTGGTTTTAACCAATGGGGAACACCTCCAAATCAACCGCAATGGGGAACACCTCCAACTGCACCGCAATGGGGAACACTGCCAAATGCCCCACAATGGAATTCACCTTCAAATGCTCAGCAGTGGGCTGCACCACCAAATGTTCCCCAGTGGGGTACACCACCAAATGCTCCTCAATGGACTTCATCTCCAAATGCTCCGCAGTGGGGTCCACAAAATGTTCCACAATGGGGTCCGCCTCATAATTCTCAACAATGGGGTCCATCATCAAGTATTCAACAATGGGGTTCTACATCTGATGTTCCACAATGGGGTTCATCACCGGCCACTCAACAATGGGGTTCATCACAAGATGCTCAACAGTATATTCCTCCGAGAAATGTTCAACATGGATTTTCCTTAGAAACAGAAGTACAAACTACAACACATGAAAAGGAAGTTCATGTTTCCGAGAATGTTGTTAGAGGAGTATCACCAGAATTTGGTTTAGGGAACAATGCTTCTACAAGTAAAACATCACGTCCAAGAAGACGAGGAGGATTATTCAACATATTGGGATCTGGACGAGGACTAAATCTAAATGAAACACATGAGAGTGACTCC gCTTATCGTATATGTCAGTTGCGATCACAAAGTTCCCATAGTCTAACTCATGATGAGAGAATTGAGTTATGGAATCTGGAAAATGAGCAATTTGAAGAGTTAATAATTCAACCATCACTGAGTTATTACAGCCGTTATTTTGAAAGAGGAGCAGTTCAAACCGGTAGCGGTGTAGGGTGGAGAAATGTTTGGGGTCGGTTACAAGAAGATGATGCTGCATGTCGTCAGTTACTACGAATGTCTTTAGATGTTTTTAGATCTCTTTGTGACATATTGCAATCAAAATATGGTTTGCATCCTACGATGAATGTTAGTATCGAAGAGAGTGTGGCAATGTTTTTGCAAATTTGTGGGCATAATGAAGTTCAAAGAGATGTTGGAATATGGTTTGGACGGACACAGGAGACAGTGAATAGAAAGTTTTTTGAAGTTCTTACGGCGACAGAGTTACTTGCTTGTGATTATGTCAAGACCCCAACAAGACAAGAACTACTTCGAATTCCTGAAAGCCTGCAAACAGACAGAAGATATTGGCCATATTTTAGTGGATTTGTTGGAGCTATGGATGGAGTTCATGTATGTGTTAAAGTGAAGCCTGAACTACAAGGAATGTACTGGAATCGACATGATTGGACATCATTTAATATCATGGCAATATGTGATCTAAATATGTTGTTTACATATGTTTGGAATGGAGCACCCGGATCATGTCACGATACAGCAGTTCTCACGATGGCAGAAAATAGTGATTCTGAATTTCCTTTGCCTCCAGTAGACAAGTATTATGTAGTTGATTCTGGGTATCCAAATAAGCAAGGTTTTTTGGCTCCATACAGATCTTCTCGGAATAGGGATATTAGGTATCATATGTCTCATTTTAACAACGGTCCTCCTCCTAAGAATAAACAAGAACTGTTTAATCGATGTCATGCATCTCTACGTTCTGTTATTGAAAGGACATTTGGAGTTTGGAAGAAGAAATGGAGGATTTTGAGTGATTTTCCCAGATATAATATTGCAGTTCAAAAAAGAGTGGTAACTGCTACAATGGGACTACACAATTTCATCAGaattacaaattattttgaTGAAGATTTTGCTGAAGTAATGAGGGACACAAATTTCAGTGACGAAAATTTTGAAGGTGATCTTCGTGATTTGGAGACAACAAACATGGCTGAAGGAAATCATATGATGAACATTAGAGACAATATTGCAAATATGTTATGGGCAAATCATTAA
- the LOC108846427 gene encoding heavy metal-associated isoprenylated plant protein 3, translating into MSKNNNNNKGDGGSEKKTASVTVVLRVNMHCDSCASKIVKSVRAFQGVETVKAESETGKVTVTGVVDPAKLREQLEVKTKKKVELVSPQPNKEKEKDNKNKDSKDKNTSNEDKNKEKKKAKEAPVTTVVLKVDFHCEGCIEKIQKTASKTKGVSGLSLDHEKQLVTVKGTMDVKKLAESLTRKLKRDVEIVAPAKKDKDNGNEKEKESGDKKKRGGGRGKDNAGDKGGEGMNTMEHVAAQPAHGSMYDPDEDGYSNQFYAVARDLLSDENPNCVVM; encoded by the exons ATGAGCAAG aacaacaacaacaacaaaggagATGGCGGCAGCGAGAAGAAAACGGCGTCAGTGACCGTCGTTTTGAGGGTCAATATGCATTGCGATAGTTGCGCCTCAAAAATCGTTAAATCCGTTCGTGCTTTCCAAG GCGTTGAGACGGTGAAAGCAGAGTCAGAGACCGGGAAAGTAACGGTGACCGGAGTTGTAGATCCAGCTAAACTCCGGGAGCAACTTGAagtgaaaacaaagaagaaagtcGAGTTGGTTTCTCCTCAACCCAAtaaggagaaagagaaagacAACAAGAACAAGGACAGTAAGGACAAGAACACAAGCAATGAAGACaagaacaaagaaaagaagaaagccAAAGAG GCTCCGGTAACAACGGTGGTGCTGAAGGTGGACTTCCACTGTGAAGGTTGTATTGAGAAGATTCAAAAGACTGCCTCTAAAACCAAAG GTGTGAGTGGGTTATCATTAGATCACGAGAAGCAGTTAGTGACAGTTAAAGGAACAATGGACGTGAAAAAGCTCGCCGAGAGTTTGACTAGGAAGCTAAAACGTGACGTGGAGATTGTGGCGCCGGCAAAGAAAGACAAAGATAATGGTAATGAAAAAGAGAAGGAGTCTGGTGATAAGAAGAAACGAGGTGGCGGCAGAGGAAAGGATAACGCCGGTGACAAAGGCGGCGAGGGGATGAATACGATGGAACACGTGGCGGCTCAGCCTGCACACGGCTCTATGTATGATCCAGATGAGGATGGATATTCGAATCAATTCTACGCAGTCGCACGTGATCTACTCAGCGATGAAAATCCGAATTGCGTCGTTATGTGA
- the LOC108845546 gene encoding uncharacterized protein LOC108845546: MVSIMILVLFVSSESARAATLIVSNQMQRRANISVFVTCQGTSPRISESIPLGQVSLIKIPPTSRQNATDDISPTAGENDKPARSRVSQWVSCVGTFGGAAQFSPAERIYRLYNSDKDSPVSIAVAKDDGFYCWDNDKNSWYRCTMIIFI, translated from the coding sequence ATGGTATCGATCATGATCCTAGTGCTCTTTGTTAGCTCTGAATCTGCACGAGCCGCCACTCTGATTGTATCCAACCAAATGCAGAGACGTGCTAATATTTCCGTTTTCGTGACGTGCCAGGGCACAAGTCCTAGGATCTCTGAATCCATACCTTTAGGTCAAGTCTCGTTGATAAAGATCCCACCCACTAGCAGACAAAATGCGACTGATGATATCTCACCCACTGCCGGAGAAAATGATAAACCGGCGAGATCTAGAGTGTCGCAGTGGGTGTCTTGCGTAGGAACATTTGGGGGTGCAGCACAATTCTCACCCGCGGAGAGGATATACCGTTTATACAATTCAGACAAAGATTCTCCGGTGAGTATCGCCGTTGCAAAAGACGATGGGTTTTATTGTTGGGACAATGACAAGAATTCTTGGTACCGGTGTACTATGATCATTTTCATCTAA